A single window of Streptomyces griseoviridis DNA harbors:
- a CDS encoding HpcH/HpaI aldolase/citrate lyase family protein, producing the protein MRHFGHIAPEVRQRLFHQEPCAFGTDSPARLLAAALGATLYSPATRPRLADDIVKQAELGVVSMVLCLEDSIDDADVPAGEENLVRQFADLAARPGADLPLLFIRVRTPEQIPDLVARLGRDVRLLSGFVFPKFTEERGIPFLEALACAETSSGQRLFGMPVLESPELLYRESRVETLEGIARAVDKYRDRVLALRLGVTDFCSSYGLRRAPDMTAYDVQVVASVISDVVNMLGRADGTGFTVTGPVWEYFRVPERMFKPMLRNSPFLEGQAVELRMKLIEHAMDGLLREISLDQANGLTGKTCIHPSHVLPVHALSVVSHEEFCDAADILRPERGGGGVLRSAYTNKMNEVKPHRAWAERTMLRAEVFGVAREDVSFVDLLAAGIPG; encoded by the coding sequence ATGCGTCATTTCGGGCACATCGCCCCTGAGGTGAGACAGCGCCTCTTCCACCAGGAGCCGTGCGCCTTCGGCACCGACTCCCCGGCCAGGCTGCTCGCCGCCGCCCTGGGCGCCACGCTCTACAGCCCCGCCACCCGCCCCCGGCTCGCCGACGACATCGTCAAACAGGCCGAGCTGGGCGTGGTCTCGATGGTGCTGTGCCTGGAGGACTCGATCGACGACGCGGACGTGCCCGCGGGCGAGGAGAACCTCGTCCGCCAGTTCGCCGACCTCGCCGCCCGTCCGGGCGCCGACCTCCCGCTGCTGTTCATCCGGGTCCGCACCCCCGAGCAGATCCCCGACCTGGTGGCCCGCCTCGGCCGCGACGTCCGGCTGCTGTCCGGGTTCGTGTTCCCGAAGTTCACCGAGGAGCGCGGCATCCCGTTCCTGGAAGCCCTCGCCTGCGCCGAGACCTCCAGCGGGCAGCGCCTCTTCGGCATGCCCGTCCTGGAGTCCCCCGAGCTGCTCTACCGCGAGTCCCGGGTGGAGACCCTGGAGGGCATCGCCCGCGCCGTCGACAAGTACCGCGACCGGGTCCTCGCGCTGCGCCTCGGCGTCACCGACTTCTGCTCCTCCTACGGCCTGCGCCGGGCCCCCGACATGACGGCCTACGACGTCCAGGTCGTCGCGTCCGTCATCTCCGACGTCGTCAACATGCTGGGCCGCGCCGACGGCACCGGCTTCACCGTCACCGGACCGGTCTGGGAGTACTTCCGGGTACCCGAACGCATGTTCAAGCCGATGCTGCGCAACAGCCCCTTCCTCGAAGGGCAGGCCGTCGAGCTGCGCATGAAGCTGATCGAGCACGCCATGGACGGCCTCCTGCGGGAGATCTCCCTCGACCAGGCCAACGGCCTGACCGGCAAGACCTGCATCCACCCCTCCCACGTCCTGCCCGTGCACGCGCTGTCCGTGGTCAGCCACGAGGAGTTCTGCGACGCGGCGGACATCCTGCGGCCCGAGCGCGGCGGCGGGGGCGTGCTCAGGTCGGCGTACACGAACAAGATGAACGAGGTGAAGCCGCACCGGGCGTGGGCCGAGCGGACCATGCTGCGCGCCGAGGTCTTCGGCGTGGCACGCGAGGACGTCAGCTTCGTCGACCTGCTCGCCGCCGGCATACCCGGCTGA
- a CDS encoding TerD family protein: protein MTHAMLKGSNVPLEATTVRAVLRWTPGQGVPDVDASALLLGPDGRVRADEDFVFYNQPRHPSGKVWWLGKKRVSEGPTDTIQTDLAGVEPEVSQILLVASAEDVTFDRVPGLRILLYDAAVADAEPLAYFDVAPQTGQETALICGELYRRGEGWKFRALGEGYTNGLKGLATDYGITVDETDSPSPEISHPLPPEQPPAFPTQPAYGYPQPAPQPTYGYPQQQSGYGYPPPVSPPLDPDFRLPPQGPQFIRV, encoded by the coding sequence ATGACGCACGCGATGCTGAAGGGGTCGAACGTCCCGCTGGAGGCGACCACGGTCCGCGCCGTGCTGCGCTGGACGCCGGGGCAGGGGGTTCCCGACGTGGACGCCTCCGCGCTGCTGCTCGGCCCCGACGGTCGGGTGCGCGCCGACGAGGACTTCGTCTTCTACAACCAGCCCCGGCACCCGTCCGGGAAGGTCTGGTGGCTCGGCAAGAAGCGGGTCTCCGAGGGTCCCACCGACACGATCCAGACAGATCTGGCGGGGGTCGAGCCGGAGGTGAGCCAGATCCTGCTGGTCGCCTCGGCGGAGGACGTCACCTTCGACCGCGTACCCGGGCTGCGCATCCTGCTGTACGACGCGGCGGTCGCGGACGCGGAACCGCTGGCGTACTTCGACGTCGCCCCGCAGACCGGCCAGGAGACGGCGCTGATCTGCGGCGAGCTGTACCGGCGCGGCGAGGGCTGGAAGTTCCGCGCGCTCGGCGAGGGCTACACCAACGGTCTGAAGGGCCTGGCGACGGACTACGGCATCACGGTGGACGAGACGGACTCGCCCAGCCCGGAGATCTCGCACCCGCTGCCGCCCGAGCAGCCCCCGGCCTTCCCGACCCAGCCGGCCTACGGGTACCCGCAGCCGGCCCCGCAGCCGACGTACGGCTACCCCCAGCAGCAGTCGGGATACGGCTACCCGCCGCCGGTGTCCCCGCCCCTCGACCCGGACTTCCGGCTGCCTCCGCAGGGACCGCAGTTCATCCGGGTCTAG
- a CDS encoding TerD family protein: protein MGFLDGLWRGRESEFDSGSAASNAIELTKRHHQVSLNKQGAATGNLRVNLTWRMRTSDFGAMPRESLLRHPFKALKPPEVVGHSQSMVNVDLDLGCLYELQDGTRGVVQPLGGYLGDVNEPPYVKLSGDDRFGSASGETMYINLDHRDAIKRLLVFVYIYDQTPAFDRTHAIVTLYPSNGPRIEIGLDERHPQARSCAVVLIENVKGELMVRREVRFVYGFQAELDRLYGWGLQWGRGYKTKSEKT from the coding sequence ATGGGCTTCTTGGACGGACTCTGGCGGGGCCGCGAGAGCGAATTCGACTCGGGCAGCGCCGCGAGCAACGCGATCGAACTCACCAAACGGCACCACCAGGTGTCCCTGAACAAGCAGGGCGCCGCGACCGGCAACCTCCGGGTCAACCTCACCTGGCGGATGCGGACCTCCGACTTCGGGGCCATGCCGCGCGAGAGCCTGCTGCGCCACCCCTTCAAGGCGCTCAAGCCACCCGAGGTCGTCGGACACAGCCAGAGCATGGTCAACGTCGACCTCGACCTCGGCTGCCTCTACGAACTCCAGGACGGCACCCGCGGGGTCGTCCAGCCGCTCGGCGGCTACCTCGGCGACGTCAACGAACCGCCCTACGTCAAGCTCAGCGGCGACGACCGGTTCGGATCGGCGTCGGGCGAGACCATGTACATCAACCTCGACCACCGGGACGCCATCAAGAGGCTGCTGGTCTTCGTCTACATCTACGACCAGACACCGGCCTTCGACCGCACCCACGCGATCGTCACCCTCTACCCCAGCAACGGCCCCCGGATAGAGATCGGCCTCGACGAACGCCACCCGCAGGCCCGCTCCTGCGCGGTGGTGCTGATCGAGAACGTCAAGGGCGAACTGATGGTCCGCCGCGAGGTCCGGTTCGTCTACGGCTTCCAGGCCGAACTCGACCGCCTCTACGGCTGGGGCCTCCAGTGGGGCCGCGGCTACAAGACCAAGTCGGAGAAGACGTGA
- a CDS encoding DUF475 domain-containing protein: MLLKTFGWSFAVTALGLVAAVFYGGWEAFGIVAILSVLEISLSFDNAVVNAGILKKMSAFWQKIFLTVGVLIAVFGMRLVFPVVIVAVTAKMGPIEAVDLALNNKDQYQQLVTDAHPAIAAFGGMFLLMIFLDFIFEERDIQWLRWIERPLAKLGKVDMLSVCIALAVLLVSAFTFATHAHQHGGAHVDKAQTVLIAGIAGLITYMVVGGLSGYFEEKLEEDEEREQEEEEEAKRTGKKRSAVALAGKAAFFMFLYLEVLDASFSFDGVIGAFAITNDIVLMALGLGIGAMYVRSLTVYLVRQGTLDDYVYLEHGAHYAIGALAVILMVTIQYQINEVITGLVGVILIGWSFWSSVLRNRKLEAAEGKASASGEKTEVSSGV, encoded by the coding sequence GTGCTTCTGAAAACCTTCGGCTGGTCGTTCGCGGTGACCGCGCTCGGCCTGGTCGCTGCGGTCTTCTACGGGGGGTGGGAGGCCTTCGGCATCGTGGCGATCCTCTCCGTCCTCGAGATCTCACTGTCGTTCGACAACGCGGTGGTCAACGCCGGAATCCTGAAGAAGATGAGTGCCTTCTGGCAGAAGATCTTCCTCACCGTCGGTGTCCTCATCGCCGTCTTCGGCATGCGCCTCGTCTTCCCGGTCGTGATCGTCGCGGTCACCGCCAAGATGGGGCCGATCGAGGCCGTCGACCTCGCGCTCAACAACAAGGACCAGTACCAGCAGCTGGTCACCGACGCCCACCCGGCGATCGCCGCGTTCGGTGGCATGTTCCTGCTGATGATCTTCCTCGACTTCATCTTCGAGGAGCGGGACATCCAGTGGCTGCGCTGGATCGAGCGGCCGCTCGCCAAGCTCGGCAAGGTCGACATGCTGTCGGTCTGCATCGCGCTCGCCGTCCTGCTGGTCTCCGCCTTCACCTTCGCCACCCACGCCCACCAGCACGGCGGCGCGCACGTCGACAAGGCGCAGACGGTCCTGATCGCCGGGATCGCCGGCCTGATCACGTACATGGTCGTCGGCGGCCTCTCCGGCTACTTCGAGGAGAAGCTCGAAGAGGACGAGGAACGCGAGCAGGAGGAGGAAGAGGAGGCCAAGCGCACCGGCAAGAAGCGCTCGGCCGTCGCGCTGGCCGGCAAGGCCGCCTTCTTCATGTTCCTCTACCTGGAGGTCCTGGACGCGTCGTTCTCCTTCGACGGCGTGATCGGCGCCTTCGCGATCACCAACGACATCGTGCTGATGGCCCTCGGCCTCGGCATCGGCGCCATGTACGTGCGGTCGCTCACCGTCTACCTGGTCCGCCAGGGCACCCTGGACGACTACGTCTACCTGGAGCACGGCGCCCACTACGCCATCGGCGCGCTGGCCGTGATCCTCATGGTCACCATCCAGTACCAGATCAACGAGGTCATCACCGGCCTGGTCGGTGTCATCCTGATCGGCTGGTCCTTCTGGTCGTCCGTGCTGCGCAACCGCAAACTCGAGGCCGCCGAGGGAAAAGCGTCGGCCTCGGGCGAGAAGACTGAGGTCTCGTCCGGGGTGTGA
- a CDS encoding TerD family protein, giving the protein MGVTLAKGGNVSLSKAAPNLTQVMVGLGWDARSTTGAPFDLDASALLCTGGRVMGDEWFVFYNQLKSPDGSVEHTGDNLTGEGEGDDESILVDLSKVPAQCDKIVFPVSIHDADNRGQTFGQVSNAFIRVVNQADGVELARYDLSEDASSETAMIFGELYRHQGEWKFRAVGQGYASGLRGIALDFGVNVS; this is encoded by the coding sequence ATGGGCGTCACACTCGCCAAGGGGGGAAACGTCTCCCTGTCCAAGGCCGCACCCAACCTCACGCAGGTCATGGTCGGCCTCGGCTGGGACGCGCGCTCCACCACCGGAGCCCCGTTCGACCTCGACGCCAGCGCGCTGCTGTGCACCGGCGGGCGGGTGATGGGCGACGAATGGTTCGTCTTCTACAACCAGCTCAAGAGCCCGGACGGCTCGGTCGAGCACACCGGCGACAACCTCACCGGTGAGGGCGAGGGCGACGACGAGTCGATCCTCGTCGACCTCTCCAAGGTGCCGGCCCAGTGCGACAAGATCGTCTTCCCGGTCTCGATCCATGACGCGGACAACCGCGGCCAGACCTTCGGCCAGGTGAGCAACGCCTTCATCCGCGTCGTCAACCAGGCCGACGGCGTGGAGCTGGCCCGCTACGACCTGAGCGAGGACGCGTCGTCGGAGACCGCGATGATCTTCGGCGAGCTCTACCGCCACCAGGGGGAGTGGAAGTTCCGCGCGGTCGGCCAGGGGTACGCGTCGGGCCTTCGGGGCATCGCCCTGGATTTCGGGGTCAATGTCTCCTAG
- a CDS encoding TerD family protein: protein MGVSLSKGGNVSLTKEAPGLTAVIVGLGWDVRTTTGTDFDLDASALLLNSAGKVQSDANFVFFNNLKSPDGSVEHTGDNTTGEGEGDDEAIKVDLASVPADVDKIVFPVSIYDAENRQQSFGQVRNAFIRVVNQAGGTEIARYDLSEDASTETAMVFGELYRNGAEWKFRAIGQGYASGLRGIAQDFGVNV from the coding sequence GTGGGAGTCAGCCTCAGCAAGGGCGGCAACGTATCGCTGACCAAGGAGGCCCCTGGCCTGACCGCGGTCATCGTCGGTCTGGGGTGGGACGTCCGCACCACGACCGGCACCGACTTCGACCTCGACGCCAGCGCCCTGCTCCTGAACAGCGCGGGCAAGGTCCAGAGCGACGCCAACTTCGTCTTCTTCAACAACCTCAAGAGCCCGGACGGCTCGGTCGAGCACACCGGCGACAACACCACCGGTGAGGGCGAGGGCGACGACGAGGCGATCAAGGTCGACCTGGCCTCGGTCCCCGCGGACGTCGACAAGATCGTCTTCCCGGTGTCGATCTACGACGCCGAGAACCGCCAGCAGTCCTTCGGCCAGGTCCGCAACGCGTTCATCCGCGTGGTGAACCAGGCGGGCGGCACGGAGATCGCCCGCTACGACCTCTCCGAGGACGCCTCCACGGAGACCGCCATGGTCTTCGGCGAGCTGTACCGCAACGGCGCGGAGTGGAAGTTCCGAGCCATCGGCCAGGGCTACGCCTCGGGCCTGCGCGGCATCGCGCAGGACTTCGGCGTGAACGTCTGA
- a CDS encoding peroxiredoxin: MAIQVGDKAPDFELKDNHGATVRLSDYRGGKNVVLLFYPFAFTGVCTGELCELRDNLPQFDDRDTQLLAVSNDSIHTLRVFAEQEGLEYPLLSDFWPHGEVSRAYGVFAEDKGCAVRGTFVIDKEGVVRWTVVNALPDARDLNEYVKALDTL; the protein is encoded by the coding sequence ATGGCGATCCAGGTCGGCGACAAGGCACCCGACTTCGAGCTCAAGGACAACCACGGCGCGACCGTGCGGCTGTCCGACTACCGGGGCGGCAAGAACGTCGTCCTGCTGTTCTACCCGTTCGCCTTCACCGGTGTCTGCACCGGAGAGCTGTGCGAGCTGCGTGACAACCTGCCGCAGTTCGACGACCGCGACACCCAGCTGCTCGCCGTCTCCAACGACTCCATCCACACCCTGCGCGTCTTCGCCGAGCAGGAGGGCCTGGAGTACCCGCTGCTCAGCGACTTCTGGCCGCACGGCGAGGTCTCCCGCGCGTACGGCGTCTTCGCCGAGGACAAGGGCTGCGCGGTGCGCGGCACCTTCGTCATCGACAAGGAGGGCGTGGTGCGCTGGACCGTCGTCAACGCCCTGCCGGACGCCCGCGACCTCAATGAGTACGTCAAGGCGCTCGACACCCTGTGA
- a CDS encoding DUF3052 domain-containing protein: protein MSATADHAEERTNPAARLGFQPEQVVQEIGYDDDVDQELREAIEEVIGSDLVDEDYDDVADAVVLWFRDDDGDLTDVLVDAITYIEEGGAILLLTPKTGRDGYVEPSDISEAATTAGLSAAKSVSVGKDWSGSRLVTPKGAKTKR from the coding sequence GTGAGCGCGACCGCGGACCACGCGGAGGAGCGGACGAATCCTGCCGCAAGGCTGGGGTTCCAGCCCGAGCAGGTGGTCCAGGAGATCGGCTACGACGACGACGTAGACCAGGAACTCCGCGAGGCCATTGAGGAAGTCATCGGCAGCGACCTGGTGGACGAGGACTACGACGACGTCGCCGATGCCGTGGTGCTGTGGTTCCGCGACGACGACGGTGACCTCACCGACGTGCTGGTCGACGCCATCACGTACATCGAGGAGGGCGGCGCCATTCTGCTGCTCACGCCGAAGACCGGCCGTGACGGCTACGTGGAGCCCAGCGACATCTCCGAAGCCGCGACGACGGCCGGCCTGTCCGCCGCCAAGAGCGTCAGCGTCGGCAAGGACTGGAGCGGCAGTCGGCTGGTGACGCCGAAGGGGGCCAAGACCAAGCGCTGA
- the aceE gene encoding pyruvate dehydrogenase (acetyl-transferring), homodimeric type has product MASGSDRNPIIIGGLPSQVPDFDPEETQEWLDSLDAAVDERGRERARYLMLRLIERAREKRVAVPEMRSTDYVNTIPTKAEPFFPGNEEIERKVLNATRWNAAVMVSRAQRPGIGVGGHIATFASSASLYDVGFNHFFRGKDEGDGGDQIFFQGHASPGIYARAFLLDRLSEAQLDGFRQEKSKYPDGLSSYPHPRSMPDFWEFPTVSMGLGPLGAIYQARMNRYLQARGIADTSKSHVWAFLGDGEMDEPESLGQLSIAAREGLDNLTFVVNCNLQRLDGPVRGNGKIIQELESVFRGAGWNVIKLVWDRSWDPLLAQDRDGLLVNRMNTTPDGQYQTYATESGGYIRDHFFGDDQRLRAMVENMTDDQILHLGRGGHDHRKIFAAFKAAQEHRGQPTVILAKTVKGWTLGPNFEGRNATHQMKKLTVDDLKRFRDRLHLPIADKELESGLPPYYHPGRDSEEIQYMHDRRKSLGGYVPTRVVRSKPLALPDDKTYATVKKGSGQQSIATTMAFVRLLKDLMRDKEIGRRFVLIAPDEYRTFGMDSFFPSAKIYNPLGQQYESVDRELLLAYKESPTGQMLHDGISEAGCTASLIAAGSAYATHGEPLIPVYVFYSMFGFQRTGDQFWQMADQLSRGFVLGATAGRTTLTGEGLQHADGHSQLLASTNPACVAYDPAYGYEIAHIVRDGLRRMYGADAEHPHGEDVFYYLTVYNEPIRHPAEPDDVDVEGILKGVHRLSAGTAGSIGAQILASGVAVPWALEAQRILAEDWDVRADVWSATSWNELRREAVECERHNLLHPEEEQRVPYVTRKLSGAEGPFVAVSDWMRSVPDQIARWVPGTYQSLGADGFGFADTRGAARRFFHIDAQSIVVSVLTELAREGKVDRSQLKQAVDRYQLLDVSAAHPGTAGGDA; this is encoded by the coding sequence GTGGCTTCCGGATCCGATCGCAACCCGATCATCATTGGCGGCCTTCCGAGTCAGGTTCCTGACTTCGATCCCGAAGAGACACAGGAGTGGCTCGACTCCCTGGACGCCGCCGTCGACGAACGCGGCCGGGAGCGGGCCAGGTATCTGATGCTCCGGCTGATCGAGCGGGCCCGCGAGAAGCGCGTCGCCGTGCCCGAGATGCGCAGCACGGACTACGTGAACACCATCCCGACCAAGGCCGAGCCGTTCTTCCCTGGCAACGAGGAGATCGAGCGCAAGGTCCTGAACGCCACCCGCTGGAACGCCGCGGTGATGGTCTCCCGCGCCCAGCGTCCCGGCATCGGGGTCGGCGGCCACATCGCCACCTTCGCGTCCTCCGCCTCGCTGTACGACGTCGGCTTCAACCACTTCTTCCGCGGCAAGGACGAAGGCGACGGCGGCGACCAGATCTTCTTCCAGGGCCACGCCTCCCCCGGCATCTACGCCCGCGCGTTCCTGCTCGACCGGCTCTCCGAGGCGCAGCTCGACGGCTTCAGGCAGGAGAAGTCGAAGTACCCCGACGGCCTCTCCAGCTACCCGCACCCGCGCTCCATGCCGGACTTCTGGGAGTTCCCGACGGTCTCCATGGGCCTCGGCCCGCTGGGCGCGATCTACCAGGCGCGGATGAACCGCTACCTGCAGGCGCGCGGGATCGCGGACACCTCGAAGTCGCACGTGTGGGCGTTCCTCGGCGACGGCGAGATGGACGAGCCCGAGTCGCTCGGCCAGCTCTCCATCGCCGCCCGCGAGGGCCTGGACAACCTCACCTTCGTGGTGAACTGCAACCTCCAGCGGCTCGACGGCCCGGTGCGCGGCAACGGCAAGATCATCCAGGAGCTGGAGTCGGTCTTCAGGGGCGCCGGCTGGAACGTGATCAAGCTGGTCTGGGACCGCTCGTGGGACCCGCTGCTGGCCCAGGACCGCGACGGCCTGCTGGTCAACCGGATGAACACCACCCCGGACGGCCAGTACCAGACGTACGCGACGGAGTCGGGCGGCTACATCCGCGACCACTTCTTCGGCGACGACCAGCGGCTGCGCGCGATGGTCGAGAACATGACCGACGACCAGATCCTGCACCTGGGGCGCGGCGGCCACGACCACCGGAAGATCTTCGCGGCGTTCAAGGCGGCCCAGGAGCACCGGGGCCAGCCGACGGTCATCCTGGCCAAGACGGTCAAGGGCTGGACCCTGGGCCCGAACTTCGAGGGCCGCAACGCCACGCACCAGATGAAGAAGCTGACGGTCGACGACCTGAAGCGGTTCAGGGACCGGCTGCACCTGCCGATCGCCGACAAGGAGCTGGAGTCGGGCCTGCCGCCGTACTACCACCCCGGGCGGGACTCGGAGGAGATCCAGTACATGCACGACCGGCGCAAGTCGCTCGGCGGGTACGTACCGACCCGGGTGGTGCGCTCGAAGCCGCTCGCCCTGCCGGACGACAAGACGTACGCGACCGTGAAGAAGGGTTCGGGCCAGCAGTCCATCGCGACGACCATGGCCTTTGTCCGGCTCCTCAAGGACCTCATGCGGGACAAGGAGATCGGCAGGCGGTTCGTGCTGATCGCGCCGGACGAGTACCGCACGTTCGGCATGGACTCGTTCTTCCCGAGCGCGAAGATCTACAACCCGCTCGGCCAGCAGTACGAGTCGGTCGACCGGGAGCTGCTGCTCGCGTACAAGGAGTCGCCGACCGGGCAGATGCTGCACGACGGCATCTCGGAGGCGGGGTGCACGGCCTCGCTGATCGCGGCGGGCTCGGCGTACGCCACGCACGGCGAACCGCTCATCCCGGTCTACGTCTTCTACTCGATGTTCGGTTTCCAGCGCACCGGCGACCAGTTCTGGCAGATGGCCGACCAGCTCTCGCGCGGTTTCGTGCTGGGCGCGACGGCCGGGCGTACGACGCTGACCGGTGAGGGTCTCCAGCACGCCGACGGCCACTCCCAGCTGCTGGCCTCGACCAACCCGGCCTGTGTGGCCTACGACCCGGCCTACGGGTACGAGATCGCGCACATCGTGCGGGACGGGCTGCGCCGGATGTACGGCGCGGACGCCGAGCACCCGCACGGCGAGGACGTCTTCTACTACCTGACGGTCTACAACGAGCCGATCCGGCATCCGGCCGAGCCGGACGACGTGGACGTCGAGGGCATCCTCAAGGGCGTCCACCGGCTGAGCGCGGGCACGGCGGGCTCGATCGGGGCGCAGATCCTGGCGTCCGGGGTGGCGGTGCCGTGGGCCCTGGAGGCGCAGCGGATCCTCGCCGAGGACTGGGACGTGCGGGCCGACGTCTGGTCGGCGACCTCCTGGAACGAGCTGCGGCGGGAGGCCGTCGAGTGCGAGCGGCACAACCTGCTGCACCCGGAGGAGGAGCAGCGCGTCCCCTATGTGACGCGGAAGCTGAGCGGTGCCGAGGGTCCGTTCGTGGCCGTGTCGGACTGGATGCGGTCGGTTCCCGACCAGATCGCGCGCTGGGTGCCGGGCACGTACCAGTCCCTCGGCGCGGACGGCTTCGGCTTCGCCGACACCCGGGGCGCGGCGCGGCGGTTCTTCCACATCGACGCGCAGTCGATCGTGGTCTCCGTACTGACCGAACTGGCCCGGGAAGGCAAGGTGGACCGTTCCCAGCTGAAGCAGGCGGTGGACCGCTACCAACTCCTCGACGTATCGGCGGCCCACCCGGGCACAGCGGGAGGCGACGCGTAG
- a CDS encoding potassium channel family protein, whose amino-acid sequence MTEPQASNAPSARVRWERVTQRPLLGLTVAFAVAYAAPIVDSSASRSLTSVCTAAEWTVWACFAVDHLVRLALTPRRRAFVRAHWPDLCAVVLPLLQPLRLLRLVSTLLLVGRRARMASQIRLTTYVAGSVIGLLMFGSLAVLSVERDAPHGNIRTLGDAVWWSFTTMTTVGYGDHAPTTGLGRMIAVGLMLSGIALLGVVTANIAAWFIARFDKDDDEERRRTEAIEALTAEVRALRAEVAALAARGDGPRSGRVPRG is encoded by the coding sequence ATGACTGAGCCGCAGGCGTCGAACGCTCCGTCGGCGCGGGTTCGTTGGGAGCGGGTCACTCAACGGCCCCTGCTGGGGCTCACGGTGGCCTTCGCCGTCGCCTACGCGGCGCCGATCGTGGACAGTTCGGCGAGTCGGTCGCTGACCTCGGTGTGCACGGCGGCGGAGTGGACGGTGTGGGCCTGTTTCGCCGTCGACCATCTGGTGCGGCTGGCGCTGACGCCCAGGCGCCGCGCGTTCGTACGGGCCCACTGGCCCGACCTGTGCGCGGTGGTGCTGCCGCTCCTCCAGCCGCTGCGGCTGCTGCGGCTGGTCTCGACGCTGCTGCTGGTGGGCCGCCGGGCGCGGATGGCGTCGCAGATCCGGCTGACCACGTATGTCGCGGGGTCGGTGATCGGGCTGCTGATGTTCGGCTCGCTCGCGGTGCTCTCCGTCGAACGGGACGCGCCGCACGGGAACATCCGCACGCTGGGTGACGCCGTCTGGTGGTCGTTCACCACGATGACGACCGTCGGATACGGCGACCACGCGCCGACGACCGGCCTCGGCCGCATGATCGCGGTCGGGCTGATGCTGTCCGGGATCGCCCTGCTCGGCGTCGTCACGGCGAACATCGCCGCGTGGTTCATCGCCCGCTTCGACAAGGACGACGACGAGGAACGCCGGCGCACGGAGGCGATCGAGGCCCTCACGGCCGAGGTGCGGGCGCTGCGCGCGGAGGTGGCCGCGCTGGCGGCGCGCGGTGACGGGCCGAGGTCCGGCCGGGTGCCTAGAGGGTGA
- a CDS encoding small hydrophobic protein, producing the protein MAGYGHRTRGRTRRWSRPGTGAVQDRATLALIGVICAVAGLFVLGILLGPAAILCGWLAMGRTWSRARPLQPMIAVILGAIDTVLALITL; encoded by the coding sequence ATGGCAGGCTATGGACACCGCACCCGCGGCCGCACCCGGCGCTGGTCCCGACCCGGCACCGGCGCGGTCCAGGACCGGGCGACCCTCGCGCTCATCGGCGTGATCTGCGCCGTCGCGGGCCTCTTCGTCCTCGGCATCCTGCTCGGCCCCGCCGCGATCCTCTGCGGCTGGCTCGCGATGGGCCGCACCTGGTCCCGGGCCCGCCCGCTCCAGCCGATGATCGCCGTGATCCTGGGCGCGATCGACACGGTCCTCGCCCTGATCACCCTCTAG